One Mercenaria mercenaria strain notata chromosome 12, MADL_Memer_1, whole genome shotgun sequence DNA segment encodes these proteins:
- the LOC128547467 gene encoding uncharacterized protein LOC128547467 encodes MAKTSKKELSKYLSSHLDQLGFDRRRIRERIHASNRSSRAKDISTKRILQTNEIEKIFVGSQREGIGLEYFNDLDVLQINHGIICVKDIRNIEVKNKLVFRMVQNKAPAGYTFLKLHSKEASSEQFENIKYALVKGRAGRFLSSQLFMTKNDDVFQMGDGFISKNTHYKSPQGPSIPKYVENDILKNYLSQFNLKRTEMDFVRAFPCEASALLQAWKKRERRFGWPSQKTIAYVMTLPSYVVPVGQKGSISKYLQWRISFTMAETHLVQSFNNTQTKVFVLMKLIAKYILQPVCKDISSYVVKMIMLWLAEKTSQKKFRRKHLIARLNDALIYLKTAIERKCLPSFMIPKMNLFTNKLQKQQQKRTIEKLNFLLDNGCKMITDYFGDKHANENEIDIIYKIMYAANHMDKIHTCRTALLTTQQLADYFWRIFFLSARWQIITYNILFHMGPFFFTYGKRGFSDPLSFDLSHHFAESEKKEHTALKREMMLRKCSSKGQQTVSKQRVPSPEWNLNTYVEENIGLPFEKLMCLLLYFAVCVIVLPTQIKLFLTRLVRATDSDGVISEASGDSYF; translated from the coding sequence ATGGCAAAGACGTCGAAGAAAGAgctatcaaaatatttaagttcaCATCTAGACCAGCTCGGCTTCGACCGCAGAAGAATCCGGGAAAGGATCCATGCCAGCAACAGAAGTTCCAGGGCAAAAGACATTTCAACTAAAAGAATCCTTCAAACAAATGAAATCGAGAAGATATTTGTTGGCAGTCAACGTGAGGGCATTGGACTAGAATACTTCAATGACCTTGATGTCCTACAGATAAATCATGGAATCATATGTGTAAAGGACATACGGAATATTGAGGTAAAGAACAAACTTGTTTTCCGAATGGTACAAAATAAAGCCCCAGCAGGGTATACATTCCTTAAGCTTCACAGCAAAGAAGCCTCTTCTGAACAGTtcgaaaatataaaatatgctcTTGTAAAAGGGAGAGCAGGAAGGTTTCTCTCAAGTCAGTTGTTCATGACCAAAAATGATGACGTATTTCAAATGGGTGATGGATTTATCAGCAAAAATACTCACTATAAATCTCCACAAGGACCATCAATTCCAAAGTACGTCGAAAACGATATCCTGAAAAACTATCTATCCCAATTTAATTTGAAACGCACAGAAATGGATTTTGTTCGTGCTTTTCCGTGCGAGGCTAGCGCACTTCTACAGGCATGGAAAAAGAGAGAAAGAAGGTTTGGATGGCCGAGTCAAAAGACTATAGCGTATGTGATGACATTGCCGTCATACGTAGTGCCTGTTGGTCAGAAAGGTAGTATCAGTAAATATCTACAGTGGAGAATCAGTTTTACCATGGCAGAAACCCACTTAGTCCAATCCTTCAACAACACTCAAACAAAGGTGTTTGTGTTGATGAAGCTGATTGCAAAGTACATATTGCAGCCTGTATGCAAAGACATCTCTTCATACGTCGTGAAAATGATAATGCTTTGGCTTGCTGAAAAGACTTCACAGAAAAAATTCAGAAGAAAACATCTAATTGCAAGACTAAATGATGCTCTTATATATCTTAAAACTGCTATTGAAAGAAAATGCcttccaagtttcatgatcccGAAAATGAACCTTTTTACAAACAAATTACAAAAGCAACAGCAAAAAAGGACAATTGAAAAACTTAACTTTTTGTTAGACAATGGCTGCAAAATGATCACGGACTATTTTGGCGACAAACATGCTAACGAAAATGAAATTGACATCATCTATAAGATAATGTACGCAGCAAATCATATGGACAAGATACACACATGTCGTACGGCCTTACTCACAACTCAGCAACTTGCAGACTACTTCTGGAGAATTTTTTTCTTATCCGCTAGATGGCAGATAATTAcctataacattttatttcacatgGGTCCTTTTTTCTTCACCTATGGCAAACGTGGCTTTTCCGATCCCTTGAGTTTTGACCTCTCGCACCACTTTGCAGAAAGTGAGAAAAAGGAACATACAGCACTTAAACGAGAAATGATGTTACGAAAATGTAGCAGCAAAGGCCAACAGACTGTATCAAAGCAACGAGTGCCCAGTCCCGAATGGAATCTGAACACCTATGTTGAGGAAAACATTGGATTACCATTTGAAAAACTAATGTGTCTGTTGCTCTACTTTGCAGTTTGTGTGATAGTCCTACcaacacaaataaaattattCCTGACACGACTTGTTAGAGCCACAGATTCAGATGGTGTCATCAGTGAAGCAAGTGGGGACAGTTATTTCTGA